In one window of Brassica rapa cultivar Chiifu-401-42 chromosome A07, CAAS_Brap_v3.01, whole genome shotgun sequence DNA:
- the LOC103831008 gene encoding receptor-like protein 11 isoform X2: MIQGHCYCFFGIVAIYFSLLIHILASPTLHFCRHNQRDALLGFRDEFPTDESNLSSWNKSSDCCLWSGVTCDNKSGQVISLNLHETPLNSSLKTNSSLFKLQYLHHLNLSNCNLHGEIPSSLKNLSHLTTLDLSANYLVGAVPTSLGNLHELRVISLNNNSFLGPFPKTLFSIRSLQSVDLGGNQFTGPIEFNGPIPESISKFLNLRRLYLSHNNFTGSIPRSLSKLVNLTDLHLSKNKLEGEVPGFLWRLSTMMICHNSFNSFETPSQETLDVQVLDLSSNSFHGPLPNWICNLKGLSLLDLSNNHFNGSIPTCLRKSIVSLLDMSLRNNSFSGALPDIFGDATKLRSIDVGLNQLEGEFPKSLINCKALQLVNVASNRIKDEFPSWLGSLPLLNVLSLRSNQFYGPLYLPRTSIGFQSLRVIDISHNNFTGTLPPHYFLNWSEMTTLTKGNDYMVNPTKVSRYMGLFPESIYRSMEMVNKGVETRFDRIRQDFRAIDFSCNGISGEIPESIGFLKGLRLLNLSDNVFTSDIPRSLANLTSLETLDLSSNKLSGQIPQDLGNLAFLSYMNFSHNLLQGPVPRGTQFERQNCSSFLGNSGLYGLEEICGQLHAVSPTVQQADEYSEEEEEQMFSWVAAVIAYGPGMFCGLVIGHIFTSHNQERLTEKFGRRKLIHPKCSLSTSLALSNKHT; the protein is encoded by the exons ATGATCCAAGGCCATTGTTATTGCTTTTTTGGTATCGTTGCCATCTATTTCTCACTCCTAATACACATCCTTGCTTCTCCTACGCTCCACTTTTGCCGCCACAACCAGAGAGATGCTCTTCTGGGATTCAGAGACGAGTTTCCAACTGATGAGTCAAACCTAAGTTCGTGGAATAAGAGCAGTGATTGCTGTCTTTGGAGTGGTGTCACATGCGATAATAAATCTGGTCAGGTGATATCTCTCAACCTTCATGAAACACCTCTCAACAGCTCTTTGAAAACTAATAGTAGCCTTTTTAAACTCCAATATCTTCATCACCTAAACCTTAGCAATTGCAATCTCCATGGTGAGATTCCTTCTTCACTAAAAAACCTTTCTCATCTCACAACGCTTGACCTTTCAGCCAATTATTTGGTAGGTGCAGTTCCAACTTCTCTCGGAAACCTACATGAGCTAAGAGTTATTTCCCTTAACAACAACTCATTTCTCGGGCCTTTCCCTAAAACTTTGTTCTCCATCCGTTCGTTACAATCTGTTGATTTGGGTGGAAACCAATTCACTGGACCTATAGA ATTCAATGGCCCAATCCCGGAATCCATATCTAAATTTCTCAACCTCAGACGGTTATATCTTAGCCATAACAACTTCACAGGGTCCATCCCTAGATCTTTATCAAAGTTAGTCAACCTCACGGATCTACATCTTTCCAAAAACAAGTTGGAAGGTGAAGTACCAGGTTTCTTATGGAGATTGTCGACGATGATGATTTGTCACAACTCTTTCAACAGTTTTGAAACTCCTTCACAAGAGACATTGGACGTCCAAGTGTTGGATCTGAGTTCCAATTCATTCCACGGTCCATTGCCTAATTGGATCTGCAATCTCAAAGGATTAAGTTTATTAGATTTGTCTAACAATCACTTCAACGGCTCTATTCCGACATGTTTAAGGAAATCTATTGTTTCTCTTTTGGACATGAGTCTACGCAACAATAGTTTCAGTGGAGCTCTTCCAGATATATTTGGTGATGCTACCAAGTTACGATCAATCGACGTTGGTCTCAACCAGCTAGAGGGAGAGTTTCCAAAGTCGTTAATCAACTGCAAAGCTCTACAACTTGTGAATGTGGCAAGCAACAGAATCAAGGACGAGTTTCCATCTTGGTTGGGATCTCTACCGTTATTAAACGTTCTCAGCCTCAGATCAAACCAGTTCTATGGACCGTTGTATCTTCCTCGTACGTCCATTGGGTTTCAGAGTTTAAGAGTGATTGATATTTCACATAATAACTTTACCGGAACTCTTCCACCTCACTATTTTCTAAACTGGAGTGAAATGACTACGTTGACCAAAGGAAATGACTACATGGTGAATCCCACTAAGGTTTCTCGTTACATGGGGTTATTCCCGGAATCAATCTACCGCTCGATGGAAATGGTTAATAAAGGAGTAGAGACAAGGTTTGATCGAATCCGACAAGACTTCAGAGCCATTGATTTTTCTTGTAACGGAATATCTGGAGAAATCCCTGAATCCATTGGTTTCTTGAAGGGATTGCGTCTTCTGAACTTGTCAGATAATGTTTTCACAAGCGATATCCCAAGATCCTTGGCAAATTTGACGAGTCTTGAGACGTTAGATCTTTCGAGTAATAAGCTATCAGGTCAAATCCCACAAGATCTTGGTAATCTTGCATTTCTATCGTACATGAACTTCTCCCATAACCTTCTCCAAGGTCCAGTGCCTCGTGGCACGCAATTTGAAAGGCAAAATTGTTCTTCATTCTTGGGAAACTCTGGACTCTACGGCCTTGAAGAAATCTGCGGACAGCTCCATGCCGTGAGTCCTACAGTACAGCAAGCTGATGAATAttcagaggaggaggaggaacaaaTGTTTAGTTGGGTTGCAGCTGTGATAGCTTATGGACCTGGTATGTTTTGTGGATTGGTGATTGGACATATCTTCACTTCACACAATCAGGAACGGCTCACGGAAAAGTTTGGTCGAAGAAAACTCATTCACCCCAAGTGCTCGTTAAGCACATCTCTTGCACTCTCTAATAAGCATACCTAA
- the LOC103831008 gene encoding receptor-like protein 11 isoform X1 has protein sequence MIQGHCYCFFGIVAIYFSLLIHILASPTLHFCRHNQRDALLGFRDEFPTDESNLSSWNKSSDCCLWSGVTCDNKSGQVISLNLHETPLNSSLKTNSSLFKLQYLHHLNLSNCNLHGEIPSSLKNLSHLTTLDLSANYLVGAVPTSLGNLHELRVISLNNNSFLGPFPKTLFSIRSLQSVDLGGNQFTGPIEFVNTSSSELQFLNLDHNRFNGPIPESISKFLNLRRLYLSHNNFTGSIPRSLSKLVNLTDLHLSKNKLEGEVPGFLWRLSTMMICHNSFNSFETPSQETLDVQVLDLSSNSFHGPLPNWICNLKGLSLLDLSNNHFNGSIPTCLRKSIVSLLDMSLRNNSFSGALPDIFGDATKLRSIDVGLNQLEGEFPKSLINCKALQLVNVASNRIKDEFPSWLGSLPLLNVLSLRSNQFYGPLYLPRTSIGFQSLRVIDISHNNFTGTLPPHYFLNWSEMTTLTKGNDYMVNPTKVSRYMGLFPESIYRSMEMVNKGVETRFDRIRQDFRAIDFSCNGISGEIPESIGFLKGLRLLNLSDNVFTSDIPRSLANLTSLETLDLSSNKLSGQIPQDLGNLAFLSYMNFSHNLLQGPVPRGTQFERQNCSSFLGNSGLYGLEEICGQLHAVSPTVQQADEYSEEEEEQMFSWVAAVIAYGPGMFCGLVIGHIFTSHNQERLTEKFGRRKLIHPKCSLSTSLALSNKHT, from the coding sequence ATGATCCAAGGCCATTGTTATTGCTTTTTTGGTATCGTTGCCATCTATTTCTCACTCCTAATACACATCCTTGCTTCTCCTACGCTCCACTTTTGCCGCCACAACCAGAGAGATGCTCTTCTGGGATTCAGAGACGAGTTTCCAACTGATGAGTCAAACCTAAGTTCGTGGAATAAGAGCAGTGATTGCTGTCTTTGGAGTGGTGTCACATGCGATAATAAATCTGGTCAGGTGATATCTCTCAACCTTCATGAAACACCTCTCAACAGCTCTTTGAAAACTAATAGTAGCCTTTTTAAACTCCAATATCTTCATCACCTAAACCTTAGCAATTGCAATCTCCATGGTGAGATTCCTTCTTCACTAAAAAACCTTTCTCATCTCACAACGCTTGACCTTTCAGCCAATTATTTGGTAGGTGCAGTTCCAACTTCTCTCGGAAACCTACATGAGCTAAGAGTTATTTCCCTTAACAACAACTCATTTCTCGGGCCTTTCCCTAAAACTTTGTTCTCCATCCGTTCGTTACAATCTGTTGATTTGGGTGGAAACCAATTCACTGGACCTATAGAGTTTGTGAACACTTCTTCATCTGAGCTTCAGTTTTTAAATCTTGATCATAATAGATTCAATGGCCCAATCCCGGAATCCATATCTAAATTTCTCAACCTCAGACGGTTATATCTTAGCCATAACAACTTCACAGGGTCCATCCCTAGATCTTTATCAAAGTTAGTCAACCTCACGGATCTACATCTTTCCAAAAACAAGTTGGAAGGTGAAGTACCAGGTTTCTTATGGAGATTGTCGACGATGATGATTTGTCACAACTCTTTCAACAGTTTTGAAACTCCTTCACAAGAGACATTGGACGTCCAAGTGTTGGATCTGAGTTCCAATTCATTCCACGGTCCATTGCCTAATTGGATCTGCAATCTCAAAGGATTAAGTTTATTAGATTTGTCTAACAATCACTTCAACGGCTCTATTCCGACATGTTTAAGGAAATCTATTGTTTCTCTTTTGGACATGAGTCTACGCAACAATAGTTTCAGTGGAGCTCTTCCAGATATATTTGGTGATGCTACCAAGTTACGATCAATCGACGTTGGTCTCAACCAGCTAGAGGGAGAGTTTCCAAAGTCGTTAATCAACTGCAAAGCTCTACAACTTGTGAATGTGGCAAGCAACAGAATCAAGGACGAGTTTCCATCTTGGTTGGGATCTCTACCGTTATTAAACGTTCTCAGCCTCAGATCAAACCAGTTCTATGGACCGTTGTATCTTCCTCGTACGTCCATTGGGTTTCAGAGTTTAAGAGTGATTGATATTTCACATAATAACTTTACCGGAACTCTTCCACCTCACTATTTTCTAAACTGGAGTGAAATGACTACGTTGACCAAAGGAAATGACTACATGGTGAATCCCACTAAGGTTTCTCGTTACATGGGGTTATTCCCGGAATCAATCTACCGCTCGATGGAAATGGTTAATAAAGGAGTAGAGACAAGGTTTGATCGAATCCGACAAGACTTCAGAGCCATTGATTTTTCTTGTAACGGAATATCTGGAGAAATCCCTGAATCCATTGGTTTCTTGAAGGGATTGCGTCTTCTGAACTTGTCAGATAATGTTTTCACAAGCGATATCCCAAGATCCTTGGCAAATTTGACGAGTCTTGAGACGTTAGATCTTTCGAGTAATAAGCTATCAGGTCAAATCCCACAAGATCTTGGTAATCTTGCATTTCTATCGTACATGAACTTCTCCCATAACCTTCTCCAAGGTCCAGTGCCTCGTGGCACGCAATTTGAAAGGCAAAATTGTTCTTCATTCTTGGGAAACTCTGGACTCTACGGCCTTGAAGAAATCTGCGGACAGCTCCATGCCGTGAGTCCTACAGTACAGCAAGCTGATGAATAttcagaggaggaggaggaacaaaTGTTTAGTTGGGTTGCAGCTGTGATAGCTTATGGACCTGGTATGTTTTGTGGATTGGTGATTGGACATATCTTCACTTCACACAATCAGGAACGGCTCACGGAAAAGTTTGGTCGAAGAAAACTCATTCACCCCAAGTGCTCGTTAAGCACATCTCTTGCACTCTCTAATAAGCATACCTAA
- the LOC103831009 gene encoding uncharacterized protein LOC103831009, translated as MVKVLTYFGMTLAAFAFWQSMDKVHVWIALHQDEKQERMEKEAEVKRVRAELLRKAREEDTLA; from the exons atggtgaaggTGTTGACATACTTTGGGATGACATTAGCTGCTTTCGCCTTCTGGCAGTCCATGGACAAAGTTCATGTCTGGATCGCTCTTCACCAAGACGAGAAg CAAGAGAGAATGGAGAAGGAAGCGGAGGTAAAGAGGGTTAGAGCAGAGCTGCTGCGGAAAGCCAGAGAGGAGGACACTCTTGCCTGA
- the LOC103831474 gene encoding agamous-like MADS-box protein AGL53, with protein MKMNKLLVRKDTVFKIASSALYNARAATVLKKAFELSELCGVDVCIIWYDREGNLVKTWPENEEAKVRAMAARYSMLSEEEKGKKRNNLSGFLYKKMIRDKKESLRKRDNKFFQEVSELEDSLQSCLQTLKESLHLDQPQDLSSNDSSLINVYHHQASSLLSYPSSSSENCVDDVSTTTTTMNHPQSKFSILLFNHENGALTQLANPSALPSFEQQPQIQCNQNYGTNYMDLLLGEQGCNNVDLLMPTLFPPPMMMQTQTPNFQQFMQTQPVYNQIPVFGTMLS; from the coding sequence ATGAAGATGAACAAATTGTTGGTGAGAAAAGATACAGTCTTCAAGATAGCTTCGTCTGCTTTGTACAACGCACGAGCGGCCACGGTTCTCAAGAAAGCGTTCGAGCTCTCGGAGCTATGCGGTGTGGATGTGTGCATCATCTGGTACGACCGCGAAGGTAACCTAGTCAAGACTTGGCCTGAGAACGAGGAAGCCAAAGTTAGAGCCATGGCAGCGCGATACAGCATGTTAAGCGAAGAAGAAAagggaaagaaaagaaacaacctCTCAGGGTTTCTATACAAGAAGATGATCCGCGACAAGAAAGAGTCTTTGAGGAAAAGGGATAACAAATTCTTCCAAGAAGTGTCAGAGCTTGAGGATTCATTGCAGAGTTGCTTACAGACACTCAAAGAAAGCCTTCATCTTGATCAACCCCAGGATCTATCTTCTAATGATTCCTCGCTAATTAATGTGTATCATCATCAAGCATCATCACTATTgagttatccgagtagtagcaGCGAGAATTGTGTTGATGATGTATCCACCACCACCACGACGATGAATCATCCACAAAGCAAATTCTCCATCTTGTTGTTTAACCATGAGAATGGTGCGCTCACTCAATTAGCCAACCCTTCTGCTCTTCCAAGCTTTGAACAACAGCCGCAGATTCAGTGTAATCAAAATTACGGTACTAATTACATGGATTTATTACTTGGGGAACAAGGCTGCAACAACGTCGATCTTCTCATGCCCACCCTTTTTCCTCCTCCGATGATGATGCAGACACAAACCCCAAATTTCCAGCAGTTTATGCAGACACAACCAGTGTATAATCAGATACCAGTTTTTGGAACGATGCTCTCTTAG
- the LOC103831010 gene encoding F-box/kelch-repeat protein At4g38940 produces MSSNIRAEKKQSPSSSPITSLPEDVVVDILARVPRRDYPRVSLVSKYFRSLVSSPEIYARRSSLGCTEHCLYVVLYEKDNDDNMYKRLYMLRQKEKDKGFRPKKKRKRKKDKGLVLIPGLPAMPRYESVAAVGSRIYVFDGINSYIIDCTSHTVQHLPRMPVPLSYTVAGVIGGRVYVFGYRGKSKAMLVFNTETQTWEDGMTKPVRKVCDGSLVVMADKMYMTDGIKSFVYDPKESKWETDKMLSSKFWEYACVVDDVLYYHHFSDNELIAYDPEHKCWQVVKGVKKVLAKMRRVGYFWAKAVSYAGKLVLFFRKKGVTGEICFAKISVERREGGQIWGKVVQWCDHGLIAGGFYFTKSLDVVL; encoded by the coding sequence ATGTCTTCCAATATTAGGGCAGAGAAGAAGCAATCGCCGTCGTCGTCTCCGATTACGTCACTTCCGGAGGACGTCGTGGTTGACATCTTGGCGCGTGTACCGAGACGTGACTATCCAAGAGTGTCCCTCGTTTCAAAGTACTTCAGGTCACTCGTGTCGTCGCCTGAGATATACGCAAGACGATCTTCGCTGGGCTGCACTGAACATTGTCTCTATGTTGTCCTCTATGAAAAGGACAACGACGACAACATGTATAAACGTTTGTATATGCTCCGCCAGAAAGAGAAAGACAAGGGGTTTagaccaaaaaagaaaagaaaaagaaagaaagacaaGGGCTTGGTCCTAATCCCTGGGCTTCCTGCTATGCCTCGTTATGAAAGCGTTGCAGCTGTGGGTTCAAGGATATATGTGTTTGATGGGATTAACTCTTACATCATCGACTGTACATCTCACACTGTGCAACATCTCCCGAGGATGCCTGTGCCCTTGTCTTATACAGTCGCTGGCGTTATTGGCGGGAGAGTCTACGTCTTTGGATATCGCGGTAAGTCAAAGGCGATGTTGGTGTTCAACACAGAAACACAAACGTGGGAGGATGGGATGACTAAGCCAGTGAGGAAGGTATGTGATGGTTCCCTGGTGGTGATGGCTGATAAGATGTACATGACGGATGGCATTAAGAGCTTTGTTTACGACCCAAAGGAAAGCAAATGGGAAACGGACAAGATGCTGAGTTCGAAGTTCTGGGAGTACGCTTGTGTTGTTGATGATGTTTTGTACTACCACCATTTTTCTGATAACGAATTGATAGCGTATGATCCAGAGCACAAGTGTTGGCAAGTGGTGAAAGGTGTGAAAAAGGTGTTGGCTAAGATGAGACGTGTTGGTTATTTTTGGGCAAAGGCTGTGAGTTATGCTGGCAAACTGGTTTTGTTTTTTCGCAAAAAAGGAGTCACTGGGGAGATTTGTTTTGCGAAGATTTCGGTGGAAAGACGCGAAGGAGGTCAGATTTGGGGTAAAGTTGTTCAGTGGTGTGATCATGGTCTGATTGCTGGTGGTTTTTACTTTACGAAATCTCTAGATGTTGTGCTTTGA
- the LOC103831011 gene encoding probable pectate lyase 5 has product MILLHQLSLSLFSCLFLVLAPTFTASNHVSDPELVVQEVNEKINASRRNLGVLSCGTGNPIDDCWRCDPKWEKNRQRLADCAIGFGKHAIGGRDGRIYVVTDSSDKDAVNPKPGTLRHAVIQDEPLWIIFARDMVIKLKEELMMNSFKTIDGRGASVHIAGGACITVQYVTNIIIHGVNIHDCKKRGNAYVRDSPSHYGWRTASDGDAVSIFGGSHVWVDHCSLSNCDDGLVDAIRGSTAITISNNYLTHHNKVMLLGHSDSYTRDKNMQVTIAFNHFGEGLVQRMPRCRHGYFHVVNNDYTHWQMYAIGGSAAPTINSQGNRFLAPNDHVFKEVTKYEDAPQSKWKNWNWRSEGDLFLNGAFFTPSGGRASSSYAKASSLSARPSSLVASVTGNAGSLSCRKGSRC; this is encoded by the exons ATGATACTTCTTCACCAATTATCTCTGTCCCTCTTCTCATGTCTCTTCCTTGTTCTAGCTCCGACCTTCACTGCCTCCAACCATGTCTCCGACCCTGAACTCGTAGTTCAAGAAGTAAACGA GAAGATAAATGCGTCTAGAAGGAATCTTGGTGTCCTCTCGTGTGGGACCGGAAACCCTATCGACGACTGTTGGAGATGCGACCCGAAATGGGAGAAGAACCGACAACGATTAGCTGATTGCGCCATTGGTTTTGGCAAACACGCCATCGGCGGCCGTGACGGCAGAATCTACGTGGTGACTGACTCCAGCGACAAAGACGCGGTTAACCCTAAACCGGGAACTCTAAGACACGCAGTGATCCAAGACGAGCCGCTGTGGATCATCTTCGCACGTGACATGGTCATAAAGCTAAAAGAAGAGCTGATGATGAACTCGTTCAAGACCATAGACGGCCGTGGAGCGAGCGTGCACATCGCCGGCGGCGCGTGCATCACTGTTCAGTACGTGACTAACATCATCATCCACGGTGTCAACATCCATGACTGCAAGAAGAGAGGGAATGCTTACGTCAGAGACTCGCCGTCGCATTACGGTTGGAGGACGGCGTCTGACGGAGACGCCGTCTCGATCTTCGGTGGGTCCCACGTGTGGGTGGACCACTGCTCCTTGTCTAACTGCGATGACGGTCTGGTCGATGCGATCCGTGGATCGACGGCCATTACGATCTCTAATAACTACTTGACGCACCATAACAAAGTGATGCTTTTGGGACACAGTGATTCGTACACGAGAGACAAGAACATGCAAGTCACCATTGCCTTTAATCATTTTGGTGAAGGGCTTGTTCAGAGAATGCCCAg ATGTAGGCATGGGTATTTTCATGTGGTAAATAATGATTATACGCATTGGCAAATGTACGCAATTGGTGGGAGTGCAGCTCCAACGATTAACAGTCAAGGCAATAGGTTTCTTGCTCCCAATGACCACGTCTTCAAAGAG GTGACTAAATACGAAGATGCACCACAAAGCAAATGGAAGAACTGGAATTGGAGATCAGAAGGTGACTTGTTCCTAAATGGTGCGTTTTTTACGCCCTCTGGTGGAAGAGCCTCTTCAAGCTATGCAAAAGCTTCAAGTCTGTCGGCTAGACCGTCCTCGTTGGTGGCTTCTGTGACGGGCAATGCTGGTTCTCTCTCTTGTAGAAAAGGATCTCGATGTTAA
- the LOC103831012 gene encoding ultraviolet-B receptor UVR8 isoform X2, with amino-acid sequence MDTTITTATSNGVSPAATLQLHSIIPENPTIAMELPSFVSLKRQFLGNSAPGDFFLASCPSIALHVLTTCDLDPRDLAKLEATCSFFRKPANFSPDLELSISEVAALDICQKRAIFKRMGEEERQEIKRKCGGSWKLVLKFLLAGEFGYRREKSQALAGPGHSIAVTSKGVVYSFGSNGSGQLGHGTVEDTWQPQPIRSLNGIRIIQAALGADRTMLISDAGEVYAFGKDCFSDPGLEIQQTKVITTPQRVKSLTEIFVVQAAIGYHFTAILSREGRVYTLSWGKDEKLGHGTDLNCLLPQPLLGDLENVPVVQISAGFCYLLALAFHPTGMSVYSVGCGLGGKLGHGSTISEKQPRLIEEFSLLKMEPVMISAGAWHAAVVGRDGRVCTWGWGRYGCLGHGTEELEMAPKVVEGLKDVKAVHVAAGEYTTFVVSDDGQVYSFGYGEVNLGQGDVEENTLTPKLVSSLKETKERVVHVSLTKSVSFPWTGHTFAMTESGTLYAFGSGGRGQLGVKLGDNIMEREEPAKVIGIDLS; translated from the exons ATGGACACTACTATTACTACTGCAACATCAAATGGTGTTAGTCCTGCTGCTACGTTGCAACTCCATAGCATCATCCCAGAGAATCCGACAATAGCTATGGAGTTGCCCTCGTTTGTGTCTCTGAAACGACAATTCCTTGGAAACTCTGCTCCTGGTGACTTCTTCCTTGCTTCTTGTCCTTCCATTGCCCTTCATGTTCTCACAACATGTGACTTGGATCCTCGTGACCTTGCCAAACTCGAG GCAACATGTTCCTTCTTTAGGAAACCGGCAAACTTCTCACCAGACCTTGAACTCTCCATCTCCGAAGTTGCAGCTCTTGACATTTGCCAAAAGAGGGCGATATTCAAACGTATGGGAGAGGAAGAACGCCaagaaatcaaaagaaaatgcGGAGGCTCATGGAAGCTGGTTCTAAAGTTCTTGCTAGCTGGTGAATTTGGTTACCGGCGGGAAAAATCACAGGCACTTGCTGGTCCTGGTCATAGCATCGCCGTCACATCAAAGGGTGTTGTTTACTCTTTCGGATCCAACGGTTCAGGACAACTCGGACATGGAACCGTTGAAGACACTTGGCAGCCACAACCAATCAG GTCACTTAATGGGATAAGGATCATTCAAGCAGCTCTTGGCGCTGATAGAACAATGCTAATAAGTGATGCAGGTGAAGTGTATGCCTTTGGAAAAGATTGTTTTAGCGACCCTGGTTTAGAGATTCAACAAACTAAGGTCATCACAACTCCTCAGCGAGTCAAGTCATTGACGGAGATCTTCGTGGTTCAAGCTGCTATTGGATATCACTTCACAGCGATTTTGTCTAGAGAAGGCAGAGTGTATACATTATCATGGGGGAAGGATGAAAAACTTGGTCATGGAACCGACCTTAACTGTTTGTTGCCTCAACCTTTGTTGGGGGACTTGGAGAACGTCCCTGTTGTGCAAATTTCTGCTGGCTTTTGCTATCTTCTTGCTCTAGCTTTTCACCCCACTGGCAT GTCGGTGTACTCTGTtggatgcggtttgggtgggAAGCTTGGACATGGCTCAACAATTAGTGAGAAACAGCCTCGGTTGATTGAGGAGTTTAGTCTTTTGAAGATGGAACCGGTTATGATCTCAGCAGGGGCATGGCATGCTGCTGTAGTTGGGAGAGATGGGAGAGTGTGCACTTGGGGATGGGGAAGGTATGGCTGCTTGGGTCACGGAACAGAAGAGTTGGAGATGGCTCCTAAGGTCGTTGAAGGATTAAAAGATGTTAAAGCTGTACACGTAGCTGCTGGAGAGTACACAACCTTTGTTGTGTCTGATGATGGTCAGGTTTACTCGTTCGGCTATGGTGAAGTCAATCTTGGTCAA GGGGAtgtggaggagaatacacttaCTCCGAAGCTGGTTTCATCGTTGAAGGAGACAAAAGAGCGTGTGGTTCATGTGAGTTTGACAAAGTCAGTGTCATTTCCCTGGACTGGTCACACATTTGCAATGACGGAGTCAGGGACACTATATGCGTTTGGGTCTGGGGGGAGAGGGCAGCTCGGGGTGAAGCTTGGTGATAACATTATGGAAAGAGAAGAACCAGCTAAAGTTATTGGTATTGATCTTTCTTAG
- the LOC103831012 gene encoding ultraviolet-B receptor UVR8 isoform X1: MDTTITTATSNGVSPAATLQLHSIIPENPTIAMELPSFVSLKRQFLGNSAPGDFFLASCPSIALHVLTTCDLDPRDLAKLEATCSFFRKPANFSPDLELSISEVAALDICQKRAIFKRMGEEERQEIKRKCGGSWKLVLKFLLAGEFGYRREKSQALAGPGHSIAVTSKGVVYSFGSNGSGQLGHGTVEDTWQPQPIRSLNGIRIIQAALGADRTMLISDAGEVYAFGKDCFSDPGLEIQQTKVITTPQRVKSLTEIFVVQAAIGYHFTAILSREGRVYTLSWGKDEKLGHGTDLNCLLPQPLLGDLENVPVVQISAGFCYLLALAFHPTGMSVYSVGCGLGGKLGHGSTISEKQPRLIEEFSLLKMEPVMISAGAWHAAVVGRDGRVCTWGWGRYGCLGHGTEELEMAPKVVEGLKDVKAVHVAAGEYTTFVVSDDGQVYSFGYGEVNLGQQGDVEENTLTPKLVSSLKETKERVVHVSLTKSVSFPWTGHTFAMTESGTLYAFGSGGRGQLGVKLGDNIMEREEPAKVIGIDLS; encoded by the exons ATGGACACTACTATTACTACTGCAACATCAAATGGTGTTAGTCCTGCTGCTACGTTGCAACTCCATAGCATCATCCCAGAGAATCCGACAATAGCTATGGAGTTGCCCTCGTTTGTGTCTCTGAAACGACAATTCCTTGGAAACTCTGCTCCTGGTGACTTCTTCCTTGCTTCTTGTCCTTCCATTGCCCTTCATGTTCTCACAACATGTGACTTGGATCCTCGTGACCTTGCCAAACTCGAG GCAACATGTTCCTTCTTTAGGAAACCGGCAAACTTCTCACCAGACCTTGAACTCTCCATCTCCGAAGTTGCAGCTCTTGACATTTGCCAAAAGAGGGCGATATTCAAACGTATGGGAGAGGAAGAACGCCaagaaatcaaaagaaaatgcGGAGGCTCATGGAAGCTGGTTCTAAAGTTCTTGCTAGCTGGTGAATTTGGTTACCGGCGGGAAAAATCACAGGCACTTGCTGGTCCTGGTCATAGCATCGCCGTCACATCAAAGGGTGTTGTTTACTCTTTCGGATCCAACGGTTCAGGACAACTCGGACATGGAACCGTTGAAGACACTTGGCAGCCACAACCAATCAG GTCACTTAATGGGATAAGGATCATTCAAGCAGCTCTTGGCGCTGATAGAACAATGCTAATAAGTGATGCAGGTGAAGTGTATGCCTTTGGAAAAGATTGTTTTAGCGACCCTGGTTTAGAGATTCAACAAACTAAGGTCATCACAACTCCTCAGCGAGTCAAGTCATTGACGGAGATCTTCGTGGTTCAAGCTGCTATTGGATATCACTTCACAGCGATTTTGTCTAGAGAAGGCAGAGTGTATACATTATCATGGGGGAAGGATGAAAAACTTGGTCATGGAACCGACCTTAACTGTTTGTTGCCTCAACCTTTGTTGGGGGACTTGGAGAACGTCCCTGTTGTGCAAATTTCTGCTGGCTTTTGCTATCTTCTTGCTCTAGCTTTTCACCCCACTGGCAT GTCGGTGTACTCTGTtggatgcggtttgggtgggAAGCTTGGACATGGCTCAACAATTAGTGAGAAACAGCCTCGGTTGATTGAGGAGTTTAGTCTTTTGAAGATGGAACCGGTTATGATCTCAGCAGGGGCATGGCATGCTGCTGTAGTTGGGAGAGATGGGAGAGTGTGCACTTGGGGATGGGGAAGGTATGGCTGCTTGGGTCACGGAACAGAAGAGTTGGAGATGGCTCCTAAGGTCGTTGAAGGATTAAAAGATGTTAAAGCTGTACACGTAGCTGCTGGAGAGTACACAACCTTTGTTGTGTCTGATGATGGTCAGGTTTACTCGTTCGGCTATGGTGAAGTCAATCTTGGTCAA CAGGGGGAtgtggaggagaatacacttaCTCCGAAGCTGGTTTCATCGTTGAAGGAGACAAAAGAGCGTGTGGTTCATGTGAGTTTGACAAAGTCAGTGTCATTTCCCTGGACTGGTCACACATTTGCAATGACGGAGTCAGGGACACTATATGCGTTTGGGTCTGGGGGGAGAGGGCAGCTCGGGGTGAAGCTTGGTGATAACATTATGGAAAGAGAAGAACCAGCTAAAGTTATTGGTATTGATCTTTCTTAG